In Deinococcus fonticola, one DNA window encodes the following:
- a CDS encoding transposase, with product MLNLIRLLDDEKCFSVVRELRWPNGVQCPHCANPYVTRQGGILRKLL from the coding sequence GTGTTGAACCTGATTCGTCTTCTAGACGACGAAAAGTGCTTCTCCGTGGTTCGTGAGCTGAGATGGCCGAATGGTGTCCAGTGCCCACACTGTGCCAATCCGTACGTCACCAGGCAAGGGGGGATTTTAAGGAAGCTGTTATGA
- a CDS encoding recombinase family protein, producing MAKGQRVGYIRVSTVDQNTARQLDGVELDRIFEDKASGKNAKRPQLQELLAYVREGDTVVVHSMDRLARNVDDLRRIVTDLSGRGVRVEFQREGVIFTGEDNPMNTLLLTMLGAVAEFLRAQNLENQREGITKAKQAGKYKGRKRALTPEQVEQARQRVAAGERKTVIARDLGINRDTLYQSLKTRSG from the coding sequence ATGGCAAAAGGACAGCGAGTTGGGTACATTCGCGTCAGCACCGTCGACCAGAACACCGCCCGCCAGTTGGATGGCGTGGAACTGGACAGAATCTTTGAAGACAAAGCCAGTGGCAAGAATGCCAAGCGGCCCCAGCTCCAGGAGTTGCTGGCTTATGTGCGTGAGGGCGACACCGTGGTGGTGCACTCGATGGATCGCCTGGCCCGTAACGTGGATGACCTGCGGCGCATCGTGACTGATCTTTCAGGGCGTGGCGTGCGGGTGGAGTTCCAGCGTGAGGGGGTCATTTTCACCGGCGAAGACAACCCGATGAACACGCTGCTGCTCACCATGTTGGGCGCAGTGGCAGAGTTCTTGCGGGCACAGAACTTGGAAAACCAACGCGAAGGAATTACCAAGGCGAAACAGGCTGGGAAATACAAGGGCCGCAAGCGGGCGCTGACGCCTGAGCAGGTGGAACAGGCCCGGCAGCGGGTGGCTGCCGGGGAACGTAAGACGGTGATTGCCCGTGACTTGGGCATCAACCGGGATACGCTGTACCAGTCGCTGAAAACCCGATCGGGATGA
- a CDS encoding phytase: protein MKKLVLLPGVLTLAACASTTVHPVKEVPMVQAVAETAKVGKPADSDDPAIWVDSTDATRSFVIATRKEGGLTSFDLAGKTIQDYNPGKIRYNNVDLVRGFKLGGKLVDLAVASERLSDRVAAFVIDPQTRQFREVTSPNSPMIFTPAGEQSDGKRKSYGLTAYRTASGQDRVLVTQNGFPTIAEVELFDDGQGVSVRPINRYVFPAAQAGLTVDDPQFEGMVVDAATGYAFLGQEQVGVWRLKLGTQQVNLLDQVAPAGERLSADVEGLTIARGQGNAGYLLVSSQGSNRYSVYDRLGEKYFGSFQISLGNDLVTDSDGADVVTSNLGGRFSQGLLVVQDGDAGGQEDVTNFKLVSWGDVTQALKLPALR, encoded by the coding sequence ATGAAGAAGCTTGTCCTGCTGCCCGGAGTTCTGACGCTCGCCGCCTGCGCTTCTACCACCGTGCATCCCGTGAAAGAAGTTCCTATGGTTCAGGCCGTAGCCGAAACCGCGAAGGTCGGCAAGCCCGCCGACTCCGACGACCCGGCTATCTGGGTCGACAGTACCGATGCGACCCGCAGCTTTGTCATAGCGACGCGCAAGGAAGGCGGCCTGACCAGCTTTGACCTCGCGGGCAAAACCATTCAGGACTACAACCCTGGCAAGATTCGCTACAACAACGTGGACCTGGTCAGAGGCTTCAAGCTCGGCGGCAAGCTGGTTGACCTGGCAGTAGCCAGTGAACGGCTCTCCGACCGGGTGGCCGCATTTGTGATCGACCCCCAAACCCGGCAGTTCCGCGAAGTCACCAGTCCTAACAGCCCCATGATTTTTACCCCGGCTGGTGAGCAGAGCGACGGCAAACGCAAGTCCTATGGACTGACGGCCTACCGCACCGCGTCTGGTCAGGACCGGGTATTGGTCACGCAAAACGGGTTTCCCACCATTGCAGAAGTCGAACTTTTCGACGATGGTCAGGGCGTCAGCGTGCGCCCCATCAACAGATATGTATTTCCAGCTGCGCAGGCTGGGCTGACCGTTGACGACCCTCAGTTTGAGGGCATGGTGGTGGACGCGGCCACGGGCTACGCCTTTCTGGGACAGGAACAGGTCGGGGTGTGGCGACTCAAACTGGGCACGCAGCAGGTCAACCTGCTTGACCAGGTGGCCCCCGCAGGCGAGCGCCTGAGTGCCGATGTGGAAGGACTTACCATTGCGCGCGGCCAGGGGAACGCTGGCTACCTGCTCGTCAGCAGTCAGGGCAGCAACCGCTACTCCGTGTACGATCGGTTGGGAGAAAAGTATTTCGGCTCCTTCCAAATCAGCCTGGGCAACGATTTAGTCACAGATAGCGACGGCGCAGATGTCGTGACCAGTAACCTCGGTGGACGCTTCAGCCAGGGGCTGCTGGTGGTTCAAGACGGTGACGCGGGGGGGCAGGAGGATGTCACCAATTTCAAACTGGTGTCCTGGGGAGACGTCACGCAGGCCCTTAAACTGCCCGCGCTCAGGTGA
- a CDS encoding tyrosine-type recombinase/integrase translates to MNSDDFQTATDQFLKGLKRSAATIRAYRADLVHFQRWLLASSKDLDATALEAYFAAHEWAASTQNRKQTAIERFCRWARQHEQLEDDPTLHLERPTVPPPHPRGLRREEIERIFAVIPASQSRDALLFRLVFETGLRISEALNIHLDDLDLTKGDEHLTVLGKGGQRRTVLLDDPKLLNALRKYLRSLDYEHGPMFQAQKNGRGGPLRYQSVQERWQNYAAQAVVACTLHQLRHSHATELVNGGVSLGTIRKRLGHCHIQTTLRYAEVSDASADAELRKWRRGRK, encoded by the coding sequence ATGAACAGTGATGATTTCCAAACTGCCACCGATCAATTCTTAAAGGGGTTGAAACGCAGCGCGGCCACCATCCGAGCTTACCGCGCCGATCTGGTTCACTTCCAACGGTGGTTGCTAGCGAGTAGTAAGGATTTGGATGCGACAGCGCTGGAAGCGTACTTTGCAGCCCACGAGTGGGCTGCTTCCACGCAAAACCGCAAACAGACGGCGATTGAACGCTTTTGCCGCTGGGCGCGGCAACACGAGCAGTTGGAAGATGACCCGACGCTTCATTTGGAACGGCCTACCGTTCCCCCACCACATCCGCGAGGACTGCGCCGCGAAGAAATTGAGCGCATCTTTGCAGTCATTCCAGCATCACAGTCTAGAGATGCGTTGCTGTTCCGCCTGGTGTTCGAGACAGGACTTCGCATCAGCGAAGCCCTGAACATCCATCTGGACGATCTCGACCTTACCAAAGGCGACGAGCACCTGACCGTGCTGGGTAAAGGGGGGCAGCGCCGGACGGTGCTGCTCGATGACCCGAAGCTACTCAATGCGCTGCGAAAATACCTGCGCTCACTGGACTACGAACATGGGCCGATGTTTCAGGCGCAGAAGAACGGGCGTGGCGGGCCACTGCGGTATCAGAGCGTGCAGGAACGCTGGCAAAACTACGCGGCTCAGGCGGTTGTGGCCTGCACGTTGCACCAGTTGCGCCACAGTCACGCGACGGAACTGGTGAATGGCGGGGTCAGTTTGGGAACCATCAGAAAGCGTCTCGGCCACTGCCACATTCAAACCACCCTGCGCTACGCCGAGGTCAGTGACGCCTCAGCCGATGCCGAACTCAGGAAATGGCGTCGGGGTCGGAAATAA